Genomic window (Saccharothrix australiensis):
GGGGCGCTGGTGGCGATCGACGACAACACCGCGCTGGTCGGCACGGTGAACAAGAACGCCGGTGGCGCCCCGGTGTCCAGCGACGACCGCGTGGCGATCATCGTGCGGCAGCAGGACGCCAACGGCGGGGGCAAGGACTAGCGGCGCAGCGTTGGCAGCCGGCGGTCGGTCCGGTCGGCGGGCGGTCCGGTGGGCGGGCGGTCCGGTCGACGGGTGGTCCGGTCGGCGGTCGAGCGGCCCCGTCCGGCTTGGCCGCGGTCAGCCGGTCGGAACCGGTGCCGAGGTCGGTATCCGGGCCGGGACCGGTGCTGTTCGGTAGAGGGCGTCGGCGACCTCCCGGTACAGGCCCTTGGGGTGGTCGCGGAACAGCGGCTCGGTGCCGAACAGGACGGCCTTGCCGCCGTGGGGCGACGTGCCGGAGACGACCGCCGCCTGGCCCGCCGCCGAGTCCTGCCCGCCGGAACCGTCGGCGCGGGTGGTCCAGTGGCCGGCGACCAGTTCCCCGTAGCGCTGCTCGGCGGTGACGCCCGTGCCCGGGTCGGTGAACCACAGGGGCGCGTAGACGAACGAGTGGCCGGTCCGCCCGGCGTGGTCGGTCACGGTGACGATGCCGTTCGCGTCCTCCTTGCCCGCCACCGCGCGGGCCGGGAGCACGCCCGCGTCGGCGTTGAACCGCGCACCGGTCGCGCCCCGGGTGACGACACCGCCGCCGCGCGCGAGGAACGCGTCGAGCGACGCCTTCGCGCCGGGCGTCAACTGGTCGAGGTCCAGGCCGGACGACACGAACAGCACGTCGACGCGTGACCAGTCGAATCCAGCGCCCAGCGCCGCCGTGGACACCGGGTGGACCTCGAAACCCATGTCGCGCAACGCTTTCAGCTCGTCTGCGGCCACCGCTGCCGCCACCACGGGCCGGCGCATCGGCGTCCCGCCGGGTGCGTCGGCGGCCGTGAACCGCACGCCGTGGCGGTCGGCCACCTCGGCGGCGGCCGATCGCGCGGCGGCGGGGACGACGACGGTGTCGTCGTCCTGCCGGTGCAGTGGCAGACCGCGTCCGAGCAGGTCGTTGACGGCGCTGACGTCCTTCGGGTCGACGAGCCGCAGCGCGAGGTCACGGCCGGGCGCGGCGTCCACCGCGCCGGTGGGGTATGCGGCCGTGACGTGCCGGCCCCGCACGTCGAGCGGTCCGTCGCGGACGACGTCCACGGAAGCACCCCACAGCAGGCGGTGGCTCCAGGCGGAGATGTCGTACATGACGGGCACCCGGTCGGACAGGTCGCGCCCGGCTTCCAGCAGCACGTTCGCCATGCCGCGCTTGGGTTGGCGCATGTCCACGACGTACGAGCCGGCCTGGTACCTCCGCCCGGCGGCGGTGAAGGGCCGTTCGGCGCGTTGCACCCTGACGTCGTTGGCGACCAGGTGGTCGACCAGGCGAGCGGCGGCGGGGCCGGAGCGCTGGTCCGGGCCGGTCGGGATGACGTACGCGCGCGGGAACTCGGTGGTGTAGCGGTCCTCCGGCCCGAAGCCGGGCACGAAGCCGTCGGGGATGTGGCGTTGCGGCTCACCGGCCGCGCCGCGGCGGAACATCTCGATCTGGTTGTCCAGCAAGGAAGTCCGGTGCCGGTGGACGTAGTCGAGGGTGCTGCGGATGGTCGCTTCGACGACGTCGGTGTTGATCCTCGACCGCCGCCGCAGTTCCGGCACGGGCAGCGTCACGTATTCGGCGTGGTTCACGCGCATGGGTACCTCGACCGTGTACGACACGGCACCGTGGTACATCGAGTACTGGGCGGTGTAGATGGGCGCCCAACCGTCCCAGACGCCGGGTTCGTAGTCGCGGAACGGGATCACCGGTGCGGCGGCCTCCGGGTGGCCGAGGGCGCGGACGGCTTCCGCCATGCGCAGCGCGCCCTCGTAGCCGTGCTTGAGGTAGAGGTCGAAGTCGTAGTTCTGGCCGTGCGGCGGGGTGGTCGGTTCGATGAGGGTGTCCTCGACGTAGCCGTGTTCGTCGAGCACCATCAGCGGCTGGGTGCGCCGCACCAGGTCGCGCATGGCGCGTGACTCGGGCTGGGAGGCGGTGACGAAGTCCCGGTTCAGGTCGAACCCGGCGGCGTTGGAGCGGGTGCCGGCGACCCGGCCGTCCGGGTTCGCGGTGAGGTTGATGTGGACGCGGTTGCGCCGCAACAACTCCAGCGCGGCGCGGTCCGACGTGGTGGCGAGGTGGTCGATGACGCGCAGCGCGCCGTCCGTGCCCTCCCACTCGTCGCCGTGGATGTTGGCGTTGATCCAGATCGGCGCCTTGTAGGCGGTGTGCAGGAACGGATCGCGGCGGGCGGCGGCGGGGTCGTTCCCGATCCGGTCGCGCCACGTCTCCTGGCGGCGGGTCTCGGCGGGGCTCTCCGGTGCGGTGAGCGTGACGAGGTACAGGTCGCGGCCCGCCGTCGACTGGCCGATGACCTCGACGGAGATGCGGTCGCTGCGCCGTTGCAGGTCGTTGAGCTTCGGTGCGAGCGAGTGGTAGGGGGCGAGGTCGAGCTTGATCGCCTTGTCGGTGGGGTCTTCGGGGTAGGTGCGGAGGTGCGTGCGGCGGGGATAGCCGCGGCCGCCGTCGGGACGGTTGTCGCCGCGGGCGGTGGCTCGGGCGGAGGGTGGCGGGTCCTGGGCGGCGACGGCGTTGCGCTCGGGGCCGTTGCCGGGCTCCGCACCACGACCCCGGTCCGGGGAGGCGGAGACCGGGGTGGCGACGGCGACCAACAGTGACAGGACCAGCAACGCCGACCGCATCGAAACCCCTCTCACCGGTGCCCCCTTGTGCCTAGTGGGTCGGATGCTCGCTGGTCAACCGGCCTTTTGGTTGGCGGGTCGGGGGTATGATCGAACGTGGTGGCGGGGCGCCCAGGTGTTGATCACTCCATCGGGGGAACCTGACGCGGGTCGCGGCGTTTCGGGCACTTTCGGCTCGGCGATTTCGTTGCCGTAAACAAGGAGCGCGGCACACGGCGGGAACTCGTTCCGGCGGCCTCGCCTCGGGCTGCCCTCGGGCTGCCCGGCTCGGAATGGTCCCGGTTCCGGGGTCCGGGATTCTGCGGGGTCGTCCGGGTTCGGGGTTCCTCGTCGGGTGTTCGGGGTCCTCGCGGGTCTCGCTGTGCGGTGTGCAGGTCTCGTGGGGCGCGGGCGGCCATGTCTCATGCGGCGCGGGCACGGCGTGGGCGGCGTGGGCGGGGATTGTGTCGGCTGGGCGGTGCAGGTCGTGGGTGGGCAGGCAGGCAGGTCGTGGGTGGGCAGGTCGTGGGCGGTGCATGTCACAGGCGTCCGGGCGCGGCGCGTCACAGGCGGCGCTGTCACAACTGGCCGAGCTGATGCGTCATAGAGGTGTACCCACCGACAACGGCAAGGAGTGCACCATCGTGGAAGCTCGCTTGAACCTCCTCGGCAACCAGGTCGCGGCCAAGGCCGTGAAGCACTTCGTCGCGGCGAACAGGGCGGTGGCGGACTCGGCGTTGCCGGCTGCCACGCAGGAGCTGGTGAAGATCCGCGCCAGCCAGATCAACGGCTGCGCCTTCTGCACCGACATGCACACCAAGGAGGCCGCGCACGCCGGGGAGACCTCGACGCGGCTCAACCTGATCGCGACGTGGCGGGAGGCCAAGGTGTTCACCGAGGCCGAGCGTGCCGCCCTGGAGCTGGCGGAGCAGGGCACTCGCATCGCGGACGCGGCGGGTGGCGTGTCGGACGACGTGTGGGCGAACGCCGCCAAGCACTACGACGAGGACCAGCTCGCCGCGTTGGTGTCGCTCATCGCGGTCATCAACGCCTTCAACCGGGTGAACGTGCTGGTCCAGCAGCCCGCCGGGGACTACCAGGTCGGCCAGTTCGCTTAACGCGACGGGCGCGACCTGGGACGGTCGGGTCGCGCGGCCTCGGACGCGGTCGGGTCGTGGGCGGCCTGGGGCGGTCGGGGCGTGGGCGGGTGGCAGGTCGGGTCGTGGGGTGCGGGTGGCACGCGCCCCGGCCGGGTGTCCGGCACGCGCCCCGGCCGGGTGTCCGGGGGAGCCGGGTGTCTGGTCGGGGGGCCAGGTGCCTGGGCGTCCGGGAGGCCGGGTGTCTGGGGACGGCCCGTCGGCGGGGTCAGCCTGAGCCCAGGCACACGAACGGTCGGCGTAGGGGGTCTGTCGCGATCGCGTCGGCCAGTGCCACTGCCGGTGAGGCGCCGTTCGCCAGGTTGCGGTGGAAGTCGGCCATCGCCGCCGCCGACGGTTCGTCGCCGACCTTGCTCGACGCCGCGATGACCGTCCTCGTGCCGCCCGCCAGCAGCGCTCCCGCGAACCCCAGCGGCTCGTCGCCCGGCCGCACCCGGTTGAGCGCGAGTTCGCACGCCGCCAGCACCACCCGGCGCGGCGGCCGGCGCATCTGGCCCACCTCGTGCGCGAACAGCGCGCCGTCGACGAGTTCCAGCTTGGAGAACAGCGCGTTCTCGGGCTCGTGCTCGCCGTGCGCGGCGACGTGCGCGAGCGCCACCCCGTCCAACGCCTCCAGCACCGTGACGACCTTCGCGTCGGACACGCCGAGCAGCCGCGCGTCGGCGTGGTAGCCGGCGAGTCGGTCGATCTCGCCCTGCGCCGCCTGCAGCCCCGGCCCGCGCACGAGGAGCACCCCGCTACCCGGCTCGGTGTCCGACCGGCTGCTGGACAGCCACGCCGTGGCCGACGGCGTGACCACGGTCGGCCGGTTGACGCACGTCGGCAGCACGCCCCACGGCACGACGTAGAGCGCACCGGTCGGCACGACCACGAGTTCCCGGTCGCCGATCATCGCGGCCAGGGGTGCGAGCAGCGCCCGGTCCAGGCGTTCGGCTTCCCGGCGGGCCGACGCGGAGATGACCTCCACCAGCGGTGGGGGCTGGTGGTCGGGCGCGAGGGCGTTGAGGTCGGCGTGCAGGCGGCGCGCGGCTTCGGTGATCGGGTCGGCCGCGCCCAGCCGCACCATGCGGACGCGTCCGCCGGCCAGCACCACGGCGATCATCTCGTCGTCCGACGACGCGAACGTGACGAGCGCGCGGTCGCCGAGGCGGGGCAGGATGTCGTCGGCGGTGGCGACCGGGCGCGGTCTGCCCCACGGGCTGGCGCTCCAGCCGAGGCGCATCGCGTCGCGCTGGCTGGCCGCGAGCCTGCTGACCAGCTTGGCGGTGGGCAGCCCGTCGAGCCTGGCCCGCAGCAGCGCGCGGCTGAGCTGGCGCACCTCGGTGATCCGCTCGGCGAGCACCGGGTCGGCCGCGGACTCGAACCGCTCGTACCGGTAGAGCTGCGCCTTGGTGCGTTCGAGCCAGGTGAACAGGCGGCGCGCGACGGCGGGCGAGTCGCCCCCGGCGAGCACGAGCCGCACCGCCAGTTCGCCGAGTTCGCGGCCGTGCAGCGCGGTACCGGACACGAGGTCGAGGCCGCCGAGCCGGTCGCGCATCCGGCCGAGCTCGTCCAGGCCCGCTTTCGCCTGGGCGAGGGCGACGCGCTGGTTGCCGCGGGCGAGTGCCAGCTCCGCCCGGCACAGGCGCAGCAGCATCCGGTGGTCGATGGGCGCGATGCGGCGGAACTTGGGTATGTCGCGCAGCAGCCGCCCGGCGTGCTCGGTGTTGCCGCGGCGTACTTCCAGGCGTGCGGCGAGGACTTGGGCGAACGCCGCCTGGTCGTACAGCTTCAGCTCGGCCAGTTCGGCGGCCAGCGCCAAGGCCCGGTGGACGACGGTGGCGGACGGGCGCGGGCCGTCGAGGGCTTTGAGGGCGTCGACGCGGAGCGCGATGAGGCTGGCGACCGCCGCCCAGGCCGGGCTGCCGCGCCGGGCGAGCTTGCGCCGCGCCGCGTTGGCCATCCGCTTGGCGAGCACCAGGTCGTTGTCGAGCAGGGCGGCGGCGGCGCGGAGCAGTTCGGCTTCGGCGACGTCCTGCCCGATGCGCTGGCGGCGCAGTTCGGGCAGCACGTCGTCGAGCAGGGTGCCCGCCTCGTCCGCGAGGCCGACGCTGATCAGCGCCTCGGCCTGGTCGATGCGCAGCCGCATCAGCAGGCCGGGTTCGAGTTCCTGGAACGCCCGCTGCGCCTCGCTGTAGCGGCGCAGCGCGGCAGGCACGTCGCCGGCGCGCTGGAGGACGTTGCCGAGCGCGTGGGTGGCGATGGCGGCGCGGATCTGGAACCCGTACCGCTCGGCGAGCGCGGCGGCCCGGTCGAGGTCGGCGATGGCGCGGTCCGGGCCCTGGTCGGTGCGGTAGGCGTGCGCCATGCCCCGGTTGGACAGGCCGGTGATGAGCAGTTCCGCGATGACGCGCGGGTCTCCGGTCGTGCCGGCGCGGGTGGCTTCGGCGAGCCGTCGTTCGTTGAACGCGATGTCGGCGTCGAGTTGCGCGATGCCCTCGTCGATGCGGCCGACGCGGCAGAGCAGGACGCCGCGGTTGCCGTCGACGAGGCTGTACAGCTCGTCGCGCAGCGCCTGGTCGGAGATGCCGTCCGGCGCGGCGCGCGCGGCGGCCATCTGCGCCAGCCCGTCTTCGAGGCTGCCGGTTTCGGCGAGGCAGAACGCGAGGGTGTTGAGCAGCCGGGTGCGGACTTCCAGCCGCTCGTCGACGCCGCCGGGCGGGTCGACCAATGCCAGTCCTTCGCGGAGGAGCCGGATCGCCATCAGGTACCGATCGGCCGTGGCGGCTTCCAAGGCTTTCTTGTGGAGGGCCCTCGCCACCGCCACGGCATCCGGTCGACCGGGTTTTCCGCCGTGATCGGGCACGCTCATATGAGAGCACACGACGTGCGGGTCGCACTGGCGGCCGTCCGGGGAATGCGGCCGGCCGCCGGCGCGTCCGCGATCGGATCAGTTGGCGGGGACGGGGTCGTCGGTCGTCTTGAACGGGCCCCCGTCGGGGTCGACCGGGTCGTCGGTCGTCTTGAACGGGCCGCCTTCGGTCCCGGTGGCGTCCGCGACCAGCGTCACGGGGTCGCCGGTGGTCTTGAAGGGACCGCCTTCGGGCGACACGACCGGGTCGGACGTGGTCTTGAACGGACCGCCCTCCGGGGTGACGACGGGGTCGGACGTGGTCTTGAAGGGTCCGCCCTCCGGGGTGA
Coding sequences:
- a CDS encoding carboxymuconolactone decarboxylase family protein, yielding MEARLNLLGNQVAAKAVKHFVAANRAVADSALPAATQELVKIRASQINGCAFCTDMHTKEAAHAGETSTRLNLIATWREAKVFTEAERAALELAEQGTRIADAAGGVSDDVWANAAKHYDEDQLAALVSLIAVINAFNRVNVLVQQPAGDYQVGQFA
- a CDS encoding M14 family zinc carboxypeptidase, translating into MRSALLVLSLLVAVATPVSASPDRGRGAEPGNGPERNAVAAQDPPPSARATARGDNRPDGGRGYPRRTHLRTYPEDPTDKAIKLDLAPYHSLAPKLNDLQRRSDRISVEVIGQSTAGRDLYLVTLTAPESPAETRRQETWRDRIGNDPAAARRDPFLHTAYKAPIWINANIHGDEWEGTDGALRVIDHLATTSDRAALELLRRNRVHINLTANPDGRVAGTRSNAAGFDLNRDFVTASQPESRAMRDLVRRTQPLMVLDEHGYVEDTLIEPTTPPHGQNYDFDLYLKHGYEGALRMAEAVRALGHPEAAAPVIPFRDYEPGVWDGWAPIYTAQYSMYHGAVSYTVEVPMRVNHAEYVTLPVPELRRRSRINTDVVEATIRSTLDYVHRHRTSLLDNQIEMFRRGAAGEPQRHIPDGFVPGFGPEDRYTTEFPRAYVIPTGPDQRSGPAAARLVDHLVANDVRVQRAERPFTAAGRRYQAGSYVVDMRQPKRGMANVLLEAGRDLSDRVPVMYDISAWSHRLLWGASVDVVRDGPLDVRGRHVTAAYPTGAVDAAPGRDLALRLVDPKDVSAVNDLLGRGLPLHRQDDDTVVVPAAARSAAAEVADRHGVRFTAADAPGGTPMRRPVVAAAVAADELKALRDMGFEVHPVSTAALGAGFDWSRVDVLFVSSGLDLDQLTPGAKASLDAFLARGGGVVTRGATGARFNADAGVLPARAVAGKEDANGIVTVTDHAGRTGHSFVYAPLWFTDPGTGVTAEQRYGELVAGHWTTRADGSGGQDSAAGQAAVVSGTSPHGGKAVLFGTEPLFRDHPKGLYREVADALYRTAPVPARIPTSAPVPTG
- a CDS encoding CHAT domain-containing protein, with translation MAIRLLREGLALVDPPGGVDERLEVRTRLLNTLAFCLAETGSLEDGLAQMAAARAAPDGISDQALRDELYSLVDGNRGVLLCRVGRIDEGIAQLDADIAFNERRLAEATRAGTTGDPRVIAELLITGLSNRGMAHAYRTDQGPDRAIADLDRAAALAERYGFQIRAAIATHALGNVLQRAGDVPAALRRYSEAQRAFQELEPGLLMRLRIDQAEALISVGLADEAGTLLDDVLPELRRQRIGQDVAEAELLRAAAALLDNDLVLAKRMANAARRKLARRGSPAWAAVASLIALRVDALKALDGPRPSATVVHRALALAAELAELKLYDQAAFAQVLAARLEVRRGNTEHAGRLLRDIPKFRRIAPIDHRMLLRLCRAELALARGNQRVALAQAKAGLDELGRMRDRLGGLDLVSGTALHGRELGELAVRLVLAGGDSPAVARRLFTWLERTKAQLYRYERFESAADPVLAERITEVRQLSRALLRARLDGLPTAKLVSRLAASQRDAMRLGWSASPWGRPRPVATADDILPRLGDRALVTFASSDDEMIAVVLAGGRVRMVRLGAADPITEAARRLHADLNALAPDHQPPPLVEVISASARREAERLDRALLAPLAAMIGDRELVVVPTGALYVVPWGVLPTCVNRPTVVTPSATAWLSSSRSDTEPGSGVLLVRGPGLQAAQGEIDRLAGYHADARLLGVSDAKVVTVLEALDGVALAHVAAHGEHEPENALFSKLELVDGALFAHEVGQMRRPPRRVVLAACELALNRVRPGDEPLGFAGALLAGGTRTVIAASSKVGDEPSAAAMADFHRNLANGASPAVALADAIATDPLRRPFVCLGSG